In Gigantopelta aegis isolate Gae_Host chromosome 6, Gae_host_genome, whole genome shotgun sequence, the following are encoded in one genomic region:
- the LOC121375572 gene encoding uncharacterized protein DDB_G0271670-like, translating to SSSSSTCSSNSSSSSGSSNSSCSSNSSSSSGSSCSSNSSSSSSTCSSNSSSSSGSSNSSCSSNSSSSSGSSNSSCSSNSSSSSGSSCSSNSSSSSGSSCSSNGSSSSSSSTCSSNSSSSTCSSNSSSSSSSSTCSSSSSSSCSSNSSSSSSSTCSSSSSSTCSSSSSSSCSSNSSTCSSSSSSSSSSTCSSNSSTCSSSSSSSSSSSCSSSSSGSSSSTCSSSSSSSSSICSSNSSSSSGSSSSSCSSNGSSSTCSSNSSSSSTCSSNSSSSSTCSSSSSISCSSSSSSSSSSGSSSSTCSSNSSSSSSTCSSNSSSSSSSSSSSSSTCSSSSSSSSSCSSNSSSSGSSSSSCSSNSSSSSSSSSSTCSSNSSSSSSSSSSTCSSSSSSSSSCSSNSSSSGSS from the coding sequence agtagtagtagtagtacatgtagtagtaatagtagtagcagtagcggtagcagcaatagcagctgtagtagtaatagtagtagcagtagcggtagcagctgtagtagtaatagtagtagtagtagtagtacatgtagtagtaatagtagtagcagtagcggtagcagcaatagcagctgtagtagtaatagtagtagcagtagcggtagcagcaatagcagctgtagtagtaatagtagtagcagtagcggtagcagctgtagtagtaatagtagtagcagtagcggtagcagctgtagtagtaatggtagtagtagtagtagtagtagtacatgtagtagtaatagtagtagtagcacctgtagtagtaatagtagtagtagtagcagcagtagtacctgtagtagtagtagcagtagcagctgtagtagtaatagtagcagtagcagcagtagcacctgtagtagtagtagcagtagcacctgtagtagtagtagcagtagcagctgtagtagtaatagtagcacctgtagtagtagtagtagtagtagtagcagtagcacctgtagtagtaatagtagcacctgtagtagtagtagtagtagtagtagcagtagcagctgtagtagtagcagtagcggtagcagcagtagcacctgtagtagtagtagtagtagtagcagtagcatctgtagtagtaatagtagtagcagtagcggtagcagcagtagcagctgtagtagtaatggtagtagtagtacatgtagtagtaatagtagtagtagtagcacatgtagtagtaatagtagtagcagtagcacctgtagtagtagtagcagtatcagctgtagtagtagtagtagtagtagtagcagtagcggtagcagcagtagtacctgtagtagtaatagtagtagtagtagtagcacctgtagtagtaatagtagtagtagtagtagtagtagtagtagcagcagtagcacctgtagtagtagtagtagtagcagtagcagctgtagtagtaatagtagcagtagcggtagcagcagtagcagctgtagtagtaatagtagtagtagtagtagtagtagtagtagcacctgtagtagtaatagtagtagtagtagtagtagtagcagtagcacctgtagtagtagtagtagtagcagtagcagctgtagtagtaatagtagcagtagcggtagtagt